A single genomic interval of Cellvibrio sp. PSBB023 harbors:
- a CDS encoding protein-L-isoaspartate(D-aspartate) O-methyltransferase, giving the protein MTDLLMQGVGMTSLRTRERLIQRLRDQGVTNMRVLDVMLNTPRHIFLDEALSHRAYEDTALPIGHGQTISQPYIVARMTEVLLGAAGGNLQKVLEVGTGSGYQTSVLAQLVPQVYSVERIKPLQDKARDRLRQLGLRNVQMRHADGGFGWPEAGPYDGIISTAAPQAIPDELLKQLAPGGVLVIPVGGREQQLHLVIRDGESDKFVTRVLEPVKFVPFLSGTAR; this is encoded by the coding sequence ATGACTGACTTATTGATGCAAGGTGTAGGTATGACCTCGCTGCGCACCCGTGAGCGTCTTATTCAGCGGTTGCGCGATCAGGGCGTAACGAATATGCGCGTGTTAGATGTGATGTTAAATACACCGCGTCATATTTTTCTGGATGAAGCCTTGTCCCATCGCGCTTATGAGGATACTGCCTTGCCAATCGGGCATGGGCAAACCATATCCCAGCCTTACATCGTGGCGCGTATGACGGAAGTGTTGCTGGGCGCTGCGGGCGGCAATTTGCAGAAGGTACTTGAAGTGGGTACTGGGTCCGGTTATCAAACCAGCGTATTGGCACAGCTTGTTCCGCAGGTGTACAGCGTTGAGCGGATAAAACCACTGCAAGACAAAGCCCGCGACCGGCTGCGTCAATTAGGTTTACGTAATGTGCAAATGCGTCATGCTGATGGCGGGTTTGGCTGGCCTGAAGCCGGGCCTTATGACGGCATTATCAGCACGGCTGCTCCCCAAGCGATTCCAGATGAATTGCTAAAGCAACTGGCGCCTGGCGGTGTTCTCGTGATTCCTGTTGGTGGGCGTGAACAACAATTGCATCTGGTCATTCGTGATGGTGAATCGGACAAGTTTGTGACTCGTGTCCTGGAGCCGGTAAAGTTCGTTCCGTTTCTGTCTGGTACCGCACGTTAA
- the truD gene encoding tRNA pseudouridine(13) synthase TruD has protein sequence MTEFSLDFPRAYGELNASAIFREQPEDFKVDEDLGFEPLGVGEHVFLQILKRGENTAWVAGKIAELAKVNSNDVGYAGRKDRHAVTTQWFSVYLPKGVEPDWMLLNSDTIYVIRVARHQQKLRRGDHRQNYFVIRLRDLQTDDRPALEQKIHRVLTLGVPNYFGEQRFGFNGNNLAEADAILVGGKRYKDKQKRGLMLSAGRSYLFNQVLAARVVAGNWCDLMPGDPEPQSSGPLWGRGRSLAGDELLVLEQTVLADWQQWCDGLEHAGLSQERRSLRLLPSNAHWRWIENDLEVSFSLAAGEFATAILRELAQLTNRSQDSLIELD, from the coding sequence TTGACAGAATTTTCGTTGGATTTCCCGCGTGCATACGGCGAACTGAATGCATCTGCTATTTTTCGTGAACAACCGGAAGATTTTAAAGTAGATGAAGACTTGGGCTTTGAACCCCTAGGTGTTGGCGAGCATGTTTTTTTACAAATCTTAAAGCGCGGTGAAAATACTGCCTGGGTTGCCGGGAAAATTGCCGAGCTGGCCAAAGTCAACAGTAATGATGTTGGTTATGCTGGCCGCAAAGATCGCCATGCTGTGACTACCCAATGGTTCAGTGTCTACCTACCAAAAGGTGTCGAACCTGATTGGATGTTGCTCAATAGCGATACGATTTATGTCATTCGCGTTGCCCGTCATCAGCAGAAACTGCGTCGTGGTGATCATCGCCAAAATTATTTTGTGATTCGTTTGCGCGATCTTCAAACAGATGATCGTCCCGCATTGGAACAAAAAATTCATCGCGTGCTAACCTTGGGTGTACCCAATTATTTTGGCGAGCAACGCTTTGGTTTTAATGGCAATAATTTGGCAGAAGCCGATGCGATCCTGGTGGGCGGTAAGCGTTATAAAGATAAACAAAAACGCGGGCTAATGTTATCTGCCGGACGCTCTTATTTATTTAATCAGGTGCTTGCCGCACGGGTTGTTGCAGGTAACTGGTGCGACCTTATGCCGGGTGACCCCGAGCCTCAGTCATCAGGGCCGTTGTGGGGGCGTGGTCGCTCATTGGCAGGCGATGAATTATTAGTGCTGGAACAAACGGTGTTGGCTGACTGGCAGCAATGGTGTGATGGGCTTGAGCATGCCGGATTGTCACAAGAGCGGCGATCTTTGCGCTTGCTTCCGTCAAATGCTCATTGGCGCTGGATAGAAAATGACCTGGAAGTGTCTTTTTCGCTGGCTGCCGGTGAGTTCGCCACGGCTATTCTGCGCGAGTTGGCGCAGTTGACTAATCGCAGCCAGGACTCACTAATCGAGTTGGATTAG
- the ispF gene encoding 2-C-methyl-D-erythritol 2,4-cyclodiphosphate synthase: MRIGHGYDVHAFGDGDKIVIGGVVIPHQRGLIAHSDGDVLLHALCDALLGAAALGDIGKHFPDSDMQYRNIDSRALLRMVYAKLNQLGWKLANADMTIVAQAPRMATYIPRMVETIATDLQADLSQINVKATTTERLGFTGREEGIACYAVVLIEKNNH, from the coding sequence ATGCGTATTGGCCATGGTTACGATGTTCACGCGTTTGGCGATGGCGATAAAATTGTTATTGGTGGTGTTGTTATTCCACATCAGCGCGGTTTGATTGCCCACTCGGATGGCGACGTACTGTTACACGCGTTATGTGATGCCTTGTTGGGTGCGGCGGCTCTGGGTGATATCGGTAAGCATTTTCCTGATAGCGATATGCAGTATCGCAATATTGATAGCCGTGCTTTGTTGCGCATGGTGTATGCAAAGCTCAATCAATTGGGCTGGAAGCTGGCTAATGCCGACATGACTATTGTTGCTCAAGCACCGCGCATGGCGACCTATATTCCCCGTATGGTTGAAACTATCGCCACGGATTTACAGGCAGATTTGTCGCAAATCAACGTTAAAGCGACCACTACCGAACGTTTGGGCTTTACCGGACGCGAAGAAGGTATTGCCTGCTATGCGGTTGTTCTTATCGAAAAGAATAATCACTAA
- the ispD gene encoding 2-C-methyl-D-erythritol 4-phosphate cytidylyltransferase yields the protein MTVSNQQAPAYWVVVPAAGVGARMGTDCPKQYLPLLQKTVIEHTLSRLLAIKGLAGVYVALGSQDTHWKQLPIAVHPAIYPVEGAAERAGSVLNALIALSDVAQEDDWVLVHDAARPCITQQDIESLIRCVADHPVGGILGVPVSDTLKNVSDGNILSTIDRSALWQAQTPQMFRVGLLRACLQRALAENKIITDEASALEAFGYKPLMVKGRSSNIKITYPDDLAIAGFLLQQHT from the coding sequence ATGACAGTGTCTAATCAACAAGCGCCTGCTTATTGGGTGGTGGTGCCTGCCGCAGGTGTCGGTGCGCGTATGGGCACTGACTGTCCCAAACAATATCTTCCCTTGTTACAAAAAACGGTTATAGAGCATACCCTCTCCCGATTGTTGGCTATTAAAGGCCTTGCCGGTGTTTATGTGGCCCTGGGTTCGCAGGATACTCATTGGAAACAATTACCGATAGCAGTGCATCCGGCCATTTATCCCGTTGAGGGTGCAGCGGAGCGCGCCGGTTCAGTATTGAATGCATTAATCGCGCTGTCTGATGTGGCGCAGGAAGATGATTGGGTATTGGTGCATGATGCCGCACGCCCGTGCATTACACAGCAGGATATTGAATCGCTGATTCGCTGCGTCGCAGATCATCCTGTTGGTGGTATCCTTGGTGTGCCGGTGAGCGATACCTTAAAAAATGTCAGCGATGGGAATATTCTGTCCACAATAGATCGTAGCGCCTTATGGCAGGCACAAACGCCGCAAATGTTCCGTGTGGGATTGTTGCGTGCTTGTTTGCAGCGCGCATTAGCGGAAAACAAAATCATTACTGATGAGGCGTCCGCACTCGAGGCATTTGGCTATAAGCCACTGATGGTGAAAGGCCGCAGCAGTAATATAAAAATTACCTATCCCGATGACTTGGCAATTGCCGGTTTTTTATTGCAACAACATACCTGA
- a CDS encoding septum formation initiator family protein codes for MKWLLLVLVILLSYLQYRLWIGDGSLAHAHRLENEIKLQQAEIDRMRERNRILDVEVEELKTGLDTIEERARNDIGLIKKDETFFIILDDEQ; via the coding sequence ATGAAGTGGCTGCTGTTAGTGCTGGTAATTTTGCTGAGCTATCTGCAATACAGATTGTGGATCGGCGACGGCAGTCTTGCGCATGCGCATCGGCTGGAAAATGAGATTAAACTGCAGCAAGCTGAAATTGATCGCATGCGCGAGCGTAATCGCATTCTTGATGTGGAAGTGGAAGAGCTAAAAACCGGCTTGGATACTATTGAAGAGCGTGCGCGCAACGATATTGGTCTGATCAAAAAAGACGAAACCTTTTTTATTATTCTGGATGACGAACAATAA
- the eno gene encoding phosphopyruvate hydratase — MTKIVDIKAFEILDSRGNPTVMAEVILDDGSIGSATAPSGASTGSREALELRDGDKSRYLGKGVLKAVNNINTTIKSLVVGMDSLDQRAIDNAMIKADGTDFKTVLGANAILAVSLANAKAAAISKKVPLYAHIADLNGTPGKYSMPVPMMNIINGGEHADNNVDIQEFMIQPVGAKTFAEALRMGAEIFHTLKKILHDQGLSTSVGDEGGFAPNLPSNEDALKVISTAVEKAGYKLGDNVTLALDCASTEFYKDGKYDLAGEGRVFTTNEFSDYLADLAAKYPIISIEDGKDESDWAGWADLTQKIGHKIQLVGDDLFVTNTKILKEGIDKKIANSILIKFNQIGSLSETLDAIKMAQDAGYTAVISHRSGETEDTTIADLAVATAAGQIKTGSLCRSDRVSKYNRLLRIEAELGAAAPYKGRAEFKS, encoded by the coding sequence ATGACTAAAATTGTTGATATTAAAGCCTTTGAAATTTTGGATAGCCGTGGCAACCCCACTGTAATGGCAGAAGTGATTTTGGATGATGGTTCCATTGGTTCTGCAACCGCTCCATCTGGCGCCTCTACCGGTTCACGTGAAGCATTGGAATTGCGTGATGGCGACAAATCGCGTTACCTGGGCAAAGGTGTTTTGAAGGCAGTTAACAACATCAATACCACTATCAAAAGTCTGGTAGTGGGCATGGATTCATTGGATCAGCGCGCGATTGATAACGCCATGATCAAAGCCGATGGTACTGACTTTAAAACTGTATTAGGCGCTAACGCCATTTTGGCTGTGTCTCTGGCAAATGCCAAAGCAGCTGCTATCTCCAAAAAAGTTCCACTCTATGCACACATCGCTGACCTGAACGGTACCCCAGGCAAGTACTCTATGCCTGTGCCTATGATGAATATTATCAACGGCGGTGAGCACGCTGATAACAACGTAGACATTCAAGAGTTCATGATCCAGCCCGTTGGTGCAAAAACCTTTGCTGAAGCATTGCGTATGGGTGCGGAAATTTTCCACACCTTGAAAAAAATCCTGCACGATCAAGGTTTGAGCACCTCTGTGGGTGACGAAGGTGGTTTTGCACCAAACCTGCCATCCAACGAAGATGCCTTGAAAGTGATTTCTACTGCTGTTGAAAAAGCGGGTTACAAGTTGGGTGATAACGTTACCTTGGCCTTGGATTGTGCATCTACCGAGTTCTACAAAGACGGTAAGTATGATCTGGCTGGTGAAGGTCGTGTGTTCACTACCAATGAGTTCTCTGATTACCTCGCTGATCTGGCTGCTAAATACCCAATCATCTCTATTGAGGATGGTAAAGATGAAAGCGATTGGGCTGGTTGGGCTGATTTGACACAAAAAATTGGTCACAAAATTCAATTGGTGGGTGATGATCTGTTCGTTACCAACACCAAGATTTTGAAAGAAGGTATCGATAAGAAAATCGCTAACTCCATCCTGATCAAGTTCAACCAAATTGGTTCGCTATCAGAAACATTGGACGCGATCAAAATGGCGCAGGACGCTGGTTACACGGCGGTAATTTCTCATCGTTCTGGTGAAACAGAAGATACCACCATTGCTGACTTGGCTGTGGCGACTGCTGCTGGCCAAATCAAAACCGGTTCATTGTGCCGTTCAGACCGTGTATCCAAATACAACCGTCTGTTGCGCATTGAAGCAGAGTTGGGTGCTGCTGCTCCTTACAAAGGTCGCGCAGAATTCAAGTCGTAA
- the kdsA gene encoding 3-deoxy-8-phosphooctulonate synthase: MSQQIVKIGNLQVGNSLPFVLFGGMNVLESRDMAMQVAESYVEATGKLGIPYVFKASFDKANRSSIHSYRGPGLEEGLKIFQEIKQTFNVPVITDVHEIDQCQPVADVCDVIQLPAFLARQTDLVVAMAKTGAVINIKKPQFLSPGQMKNIVEKFGECGNEQIILCDRGTNFGYDNLVVDMLGFRTMREVSGNAPVIFDVTHSLQCRDPMGAASSGRRHQVAELARAGMAVGLAGLFLEAHPDPNNAKCDGPSALPLDKLMPFLQQMKAIDDLVKNFPPLDIN; the protein is encoded by the coding sequence GTGTCACAACAAATCGTAAAAATTGGCAATTTACAGGTTGGGAATTCACTCCCCTTTGTTTTGTTTGGCGGAATGAATGTGCTTGAATCTCGCGATATGGCCATGCAGGTTGCCGAGTCATATGTAGAGGCAACGGGCAAGTTGGGTATTCCCTATGTTTTTAAAGCCTCCTTTGACAAAGCTAACCGCTCCTCTATTCACTCGTACCGTGGTCCGGGCCTGGAAGAAGGTCTGAAAATATTTCAGGAAATTAAGCAAACCTTTAATGTTCCAGTGATCACCGACGTCCATGAAATTGATCAGTGCCAGCCAGTGGCAGATGTATGCGATGTTATCCAACTTCCAGCTTTCCTTGCGCGCCAGACTGATCTGGTTGTCGCTATGGCGAAAACCGGCGCAGTCATTAACATCAAAAAACCACAGTTTTTAAGTCCTGGTCAAATGAAAAATATCGTCGAAAAATTCGGCGAGTGCGGTAATGAACAAATTATTTTGTGCGACCGTGGCACTAACTTCGGCTATGACAATCTGGTGGTGGACATGCTCGGCTTTCGCACTATGCGCGAAGTGAGCGGCAACGCACCGGTGATTTTTGATGTGACCCATTCACTGCAGTGCCGTGACCCCATGGGGGCTGCTTCCAGCGGGCGTCGCCATCAAGTGGCTGAATTGGCTCGCGCGGGTATGGCGGTGGGATTGGCCGGCTTATTCCTGGAAGCGCACCCCGATCCAAATAATGCGAAATGCGATGGTCCAAGCGCACTGCCGCTGGATAAACTCATGCCATTTTTGCAGCAAATGAAAGCCATTGACGATCTGGTGAAAAACTTCCCACCACTCGACATTAACTAA
- a CDS encoding CTP synthase, whose translation MTRYIFVTGGVVSSLGKGIASASLAAILEARGLKVTIMKLDPYINVDPGTMSPFQHGEVFVTEDGAETDLDLGHYERFIRTKMTRRNNFTTGRVYETVLRKERRGDYLGGTVQVIPHITDEIKRRILEGGRDVDVALVEIGGTVGDIESQPFLEAVRQLKVEMGTRALLMHLTLVPYIATAGETKTKPTQHSVKELRSIGLQPDILLCRSERLVDEDSRRKIALFTNVAERAVVPLPDADTIYSIPRLLQSYGLDQIVVELLGLQCPEADLSEWDKVVEGKLNPVNSITISMVGKYMELLDAYKSLIEALTHAGIHTHTKVNINYIDAERVENEGVEILSDADAILVPGGFGERGVEGKLMAVQYARENKVPYLGICLGMQSVVIEFARNVLGLKGANSTEFDRNAPHPVIGLITEWITSDGEVEKRDESSDLGGTMRLGAQECRLVSGSKARDVYGADVIVERHRHRYEVNNNYVDQLQKAGLKIGGWSADDTLVEMVEIPDHPWFVACQFHPEFTSTPRDGHPLFTAFVTAALTNKK comes from the coding sequence ATGACGCGCTATATATTCGTAACAGGTGGTGTTGTTTCTTCTTTGGGCAAAGGCATCGCCTCGGCTTCATTGGCAGCTATTCTCGAGGCTCGTGGCCTTAAAGTGACCATTATGAAGCTGGACCCCTACATCAACGTAGATCCCGGCACCATGAGCCCTTTCCAGCACGGAGAGGTATTTGTCACCGAAGATGGTGCCGAAACTGACTTGGACTTGGGGCATTACGAGCGTTTTATTCGTACCAAAATGACTCGTCGCAACAATTTCACCACTGGGCGTGTGTATGAAACCGTCTTGCGCAAAGAGCGCCGTGGCGATTATTTGGGCGGAACTGTACAGGTTATTCCCCACATTACTGATGAAATCAAGCGCCGTATCCTTGAAGGCGGCAGAGATGTAGATGTGGCTCTGGTTGAGATCGGTGGCACAGTAGGTGATATCGAATCGCAACCTTTCCTGGAAGCTGTGCGCCAACTCAAGGTTGAAATGGGAACGCGCGCACTGCTGATGCACCTTACTCTGGTTCCTTATATCGCCACGGCGGGTGAAACAAAAACCAAGCCAACCCAACACTCCGTAAAAGAACTGCGTTCTATTGGCTTGCAGCCGGATATTTTATTGTGTCGCTCAGAACGTTTGGTGGACGAAGACTCACGCCGCAAAATTGCACTCTTCACTAACGTTGCCGAACGTGCAGTTGTACCGCTTCCCGATGCCGACACCATCTACTCAATTCCGCGTTTGTTGCAAAGTTATGGACTCGATCAAATCGTTGTTGAGTTGCTTGGCCTGCAGTGCCCGGAAGCTGATCTGAGTGAGTGGGATAAGGTTGTTGAAGGTAAATTAAACCCGGTAAATTCCATCACCATTTCGATGGTTGGCAAATACATGGAATTGCTGGATGCTTACAAATCACTCATTGAAGCATTGACCCATGCGGGTATTCACACCCACACCAAGGTAAATATTAATTATATTGATGCAGAGCGAGTGGAAAACGAAGGCGTTGAAATTTTAAGCGATGCCGACGCCATTCTGGTTCCCGGTGGTTTTGGTGAGCGCGGTGTGGAAGGTAAATTGATGGCAGTGCAGTACGCCCGTGAAAACAAAGTGCCATATCTTGGTATTTGTTTGGGCATGCAGTCTGTAGTTATTGAATTTGCGCGCAACGTTTTAGGGTTGAAAGGTGCCAACTCCACAGAGTTTGATCGCAACGCGCCTCATCCAGTGATTGGTTTGATCACTGAATGGATCACTTCAGATGGCGAAGTGGAAAAACGGGATGAGTCATCGGATCTGGGCGGCACCATGCGCTTGGGCGCACAGGAGTGTCGTCTGGTTAGCGGCTCCAAAGCGCGCGATGTTTACGGTGCGGATGTCATTGTTGAACGCCATCGCCATCGCTATGAAGTAAACAACAATTATGTTGATCAGTTGCAAAAAGCCGGTTTAAAAATCGGTGGCTGGTCAGCCGACGACACCTTGGTAGAAATGGTTGAAATTCCTGATCACCCTTGGTTTGTCGCTTGTCAATTTCACCCGGAATTTACCTCTACGCCGCGTGACGGGCATCCGCTCTTTACGGCGTTTGTAACAGCGGCATTGACTAACAAGAAATAA
- a CDS encoding regulatory protein RecX, translating to MEVESPKLSDIRFAAMNFLAMREHSAKELKEKLGRKYSAWPQLLDAVIQALIEQNLQSDERFATAFIAMRQRQGKGSQLIRLELRERGINAELINACVDESDTQWQSLACDARRKRFGNEMPQDQRERARQMRFLQARGFASRHIQQAFNAIDTDYC from the coding sequence ATGGAAGTGGAATCACCCAAACTATCGGATATACGTTTTGCCGCCATGAATTTTTTGGCAATGCGTGAACATTCCGCTAAAGAGTTGAAGGAAAAACTCGGACGTAAGTATTCGGCGTGGCCACAGCTGCTTGATGCTGTTATTCAGGCGTTGATTGAGCAAAACCTGCAATCCGATGAGCGTTTCGCCACCGCGTTTATCGCCATGCGCCAGCGGCAGGGTAAAGGCAGTCAACTGATTCGCCTTGAATTGCGCGAACGCGGCATCAACGCGGAACTTATTAATGCTTGTGTGGATGAGTCGGATACCCAGTGGCAGTCATTAGCTTGTGATGCCCGCCGCAAACGGTTTGGTAATGAAATGCCGCAGGATCAACGTGAGCGCGCACGGCAAATGCGCTTTTTGCAGGCCAGGGGCTTTGCCAGCCGCCACATCCAGCAAGCGTTTAACGCAATCGATACGGATTATTGTTAG
- a CDS encoding DUF4136 domain-containing protein — protein MKILHWIVLVGAVVLAGCSSQPYVETDHQAGFDFASLKTFSVAETKQDAKENILISPFTLSHIHAALESELGKRYQPGAAGSKPDFIVSYHVVVEEKIDPRSYNDLYGFGYYGVGYRYPRPYFLGTNTGLRVYNQGSLIIDIVDAKTDKPIWRGVSEKRLSRGMAPQQQREVLSNAVVDVLAQFPPVN, from the coding sequence ATGAAAATATTGCATTGGATTGTACTGGTAGGTGCTGTGGTGCTTGCCGGTTGTAGTTCCCAGCCCTATGTGGAGACTGATCATCAGGCCGGGTTTGATTTTGCGTCATTAAAAACATTTAGCGTTGCTGAGACCAAGCAGGACGCTAAGGAAAATATCCTGATTTCGCCATTTACCCTGAGTCATATCCATGCCGCACTGGAATCTGAATTGGGCAAGCGCTATCAACCAGGGGCAGCAGGCAGCAAACCGGACTTTATCGTCAGCTACCATGTGGTGGTGGAAGAAAAAATAGACCCTCGCAGCTATAACGATTTATACGGTTTTGGGTATTACGGTGTAGGTTATCGTTACCCACGCCCTTACTTTTTGGGCACCAATACCGGTTTGCGTGTATACAACCAGGGCAGTCTGATTATCGATATTGTCGATGCCAAAACAGACAAACCAATTTGGCGCGGTGTATCAGAAAAACGTTTGAGTCGCGGTATGGCGCCACAACAGCAGCGTGAAGTGTTGAGCAACGCTGTAGTGGATGTTCTGGCGCAGTTCCCACCTGTGAATTAA
- the recA gene encoding recombinase RecA: protein MDANKEKALQAALSQIERQFGKGTVMRMGDKEQVAIPAISTGSLGLDVALGIGGLPKGRIIEIYGPESSGKTTLTLQVIAEAQRLGGTCAFIDAEHALDPIYASKLGVNVEDLIISQPDTGEQALEVTDMLVRSGAVDVLVVDSVAALTPRAEIEGEMGDHHVGLQARLMSQALRKITGNIKNANCLVIFINQIRMKIGVMFGNPETTTGGNALKFYASVRLDIRRIGAVKEGEEVIGSETRVKVVKNKVAPPFKQAEFQILYGSGINRMGEVVDYGVKLGMIDKAGAWYSYQGNKIGQGKNNVMKYLQENPAVAQELEQRVRTELLATPALSLSAGGNEVTDDVEM from the coding sequence ATGGATGCGAATAAAGAGAAGGCCCTGCAGGCTGCATTGAGCCAAATCGAACGTCAATTCGGTAAAGGTACCGTGATGCGCATGGGCGACAAAGAACAAGTCGCCATTCCTGCAATTTCAACCGGTTCCCTGGGGCTGGATGTCGCCTTGGGCATTGGCGGTTTGCCCAAAGGGCGAATCATTGAAATTTACGGTCCTGAATCCTCCGGTAAAACCACTCTTACACTGCAAGTCATTGCCGAAGCCCAACGCTTGGGCGGCACTTGTGCATTTATCGACGCCGAACATGCACTCGATCCTATTTACGCCTCAAAACTGGGTGTAAACGTTGAAGATCTCATCATTTCCCAGCCGGATACCGGCGAACAAGCATTGGAAGTCACCGATATGCTGGTGCGTTCAGGCGCAGTAGACGTGTTGGTTGTCGACTCAGTTGCTGCACTGACTCCGCGCGCAGAAATTGAGGGCGAAATGGGTGACCATCACGTTGGTTTACAAGCGCGTTTGATGTCGCAGGCGCTGCGTAAAATCACAGGCAATATTAAAAATGCCAACTGTTTGGTGATTTTTATTAACCAGATTCGTATGAAAATCGGCGTTATGTTTGGCAACCCTGAAACAACTACCGGTGGTAACGCTCTCAAGTTCTATGCCTCAGTACGCTTGGATATCCGCCGGATTGGTGCGGTTAAAGAAGGTGAGGAAGTAATCGGCTCCGAAACCCGCGTGAAGGTTGTTAAAAACAAAGTAGCGCCACCCTTCAAACAGGCAGAATTCCAAATCCTGTACGGCTCAGGTATCAACCGTATGGGCGAAGTTGTGGATTACGGCGTGAAGCTGGGCATGATCGATAAAGCCGGCGCCTGGTACAGCTATCAAGGCAACAAAATTGGTCAGGGTAAAAACAATGTTATGAAATACCTGCAAGAAAACCCGGCAGTTGCTCAAGAGCTTGAACAGCGCGTACGCACCGAGCTTCTTGCAACACCTGCGCTGTCATTGAGTGCCGGTGGCAACGAAGTAACAGACGATGTGGAAATGTAA
- a CDS encoding CinA family protein has protein sequence MVDSLLLDLAQSLGNTLTRKQWRIATAESCTGGGVAAAITAIAGSSNWFEYGVVSYANIAKQTLLGVNPDTLDREGAVSEAVVSEMARGAIALSGANIAVAISGIAGPGGATLGKPVGTVWFAWLTASGDLKTDVQYIAGDRAAVQRGAVIHALEGALELCQKNTV, from the coding sequence ATGGTGGATAGCTTGCTGCTTGATCTGGCGCAATCGCTCGGCAATACCTTAACCCGAAAGCAATGGCGCATCGCCACCGCAGAATCTTGTACCGGTGGCGGTGTGGCGGCGGCAATTACGGCTATTGCCGGCAGCTCCAACTGGTTTGAATATGGTGTGGTGAGCTATGCCAATATCGCTAAGCAAACACTGTTGGGCGTCAATCCCGATACGCTGGACCGCGAAGGTGCCGTCAGTGAAGCGGTAGTGAGCGAGATGGCGCGCGGCGCAATCGCCCTATCTGGTGCCAATATTGCCGTTGCCATCAGCGGTATTGCAGGCCCCGGTGGCGCCACCCTCGGCAAGCCGGTTGGCACTGTCTGGTTTGCATGGCTCACTGCCTCGGGTGATCTGAAAACAGACGTGCAATATATTGCAGGAGACCGCGCTGCTGTCCAGCGTGGCGCCGTTATTCATGCCCTGGAAGGCGCACTGGAACTCTGTCAAAAAAATACTGTATAA
- a CDS encoding tryptophan synthase subunit beta encodes MVYVQRDAQGKLLRVEPLPFEGMSEPIAVESEELQNWLKVKEEVNARLESLHSSDLELVRVLEDVVNVLVDRGVIQYTDLPEPARIKLDQRAVARADIEGLNSLLKDSGE; translated from the coding sequence ATGGTCTATGTACAGCGCGATGCACAGGGGAAACTGCTCAGGGTTGAACCCTTGCCCTTTGAGGGCATGAGTGAACCCATTGCTGTCGAAAGTGAAGAGCTGCAAAACTGGCTGAAAGTAAAAGAGGAAGTCAATGCGCGCCTTGAAAGCCTGCATTCATCGGATCTTGAACTGGTGCGCGTTCTGGAAGATGTAGTCAATGTGCTGGTGGATCGCGGCGTAATCCAATACACCGATCTGCCGGAACCGGCGCGTATCAAACTGGATCAACGCGCTGTAGCTCGCGCCGATATTGAAGGCCTGAACAGTCTGCTAAAAGATTCCGGCGAATAA